From Sphingobium sp. B2D3C:
TCACTTCGCGGAACAGCGTGTCGGTGGACTTTGCGATCGTCGATCCCTTGGCATTCACCAGCTTGATGACATCGACTTGCTGCGGTTGATCGATCTGGCCGCCCTGCGGGACGATCCAGATGCTGCCATCCTTGGCGATGTTGACGCTGTCGGCAGGCGGCAGGGTGATCGGGCCACCCTCCCCCAGCACCGCATAGCCATCGCCCGTGGTCAGCAGGCCGCTCTCGTTCAGGCGCAAGTCGCCGCGCCTTGTATAGGCTTCCGACCCGTCATTGGCCTGCACCGCGATGAGGGCGTCGCCATCCACCGCGATGTCGAGCGTGTTGCCGGTCTGCACCGCCGTGCCGGCCTTCATGTCCGCCGCGATGACCTGCCCCACCTGCTCCGCGCGGCTCTGAAACGCGCCGCCGCCGACCCAGCGGGTCGAGGCGTTGGCGATCTCGGCGCGAAAGCCGCTGGTGTTGACGTTCGCGAGATTGTTCGCGACCGCCGCCTGGCGGGCCATCGTGCCGCGCATCGCGGTGCGGGCAATGGTGGTGAGACGATCCATGGTTCAGCTCCGAGTCCGGTCGATCTTCGCGATCAGGTCCGCATGTTGATGATGGTCTGGGTCATGGCGGTGGCGGTCTCGATCGCCTTGGAGTTCGCCTGGAAGTTGCGCTGCGCGGAGATCAGCGCCACCAGCTCCTCGGTGATGTCCACGTTCGAGCGCTCGAGCGTGCCGGAGCGGACCGCGCCGACCATGCCGCTATTGCCGGCGCTGTAGCTCGCCTCGCCGCTGTCGCCCGAGGAAATCCAGTGCGAGTCGCCCATCTGCCGCAGCTCTTCCTGCGCGGGGAAGGACGCCATGGCGACCACGCCGAGGTTGCGCACCGAACCATCGCCGAAGGTCGCGCTGACGACGCCCGTGGCCGAGATCGCGATGGCGGTGAGCGGAATGCTGGCATCGTCCGGATGGGCGCTGGGGATTTCCAGATCGGAGAGGTCGCCGGCCGCCGTGCTGGTCGGCGTGCCGTCACCGGTCGCGTTGGTCGGCAGCACCTGCAGACGGGCACCGGTGGAATCGACGATGAAGCGGTTCTTGTCCATCGTGAAGGCACCGGCGCGGGTGTAGCTGATCGTCTGGTCGGGCGAGGCGCTCTTGACGGTGAAGAAGCCTTCGCCGGTGACGGCCAAATCCAGCGTCTTGTCGGTCGTCTCCAGCGTGCCCTGGGTGAACTGCTGCTTCACATCGACGAGACGGACGCCATTGCCGCCCGCGCCGACGCCGCCGCTCGCATAGATGTCGCCGAAGGTTGCCTTGCTCTTCTTGAAGGCGAGCGAGGACACGTTGGCGACATTGTTGGCGACGACACCGAGGTCGGTCTGGGCGCCCTTGAGGCCGGAAAGCGAAATGTAGAAGGACATGGTCGATGCTCCTTGTGAAGTTCAGGGATCAGCCGAGACGCAGCGCGTCTTCGGGCGAGAAATTGCCGAGGGCGGTCATGAGCTGGGCGTTGCCGCCACTCGCGGGGGACTGGACGGCGGCGATGCTAGCCCAGGTCGCGATGCCGGCCGGCGTCGCGCCGCGCACCTTGACCTGCAGCGCCTGCCCGCCAATCACATTGCCGGCGTCGTCCCGGCCGTCCCAGAAGAAGGGCACATTGCCCTTGGATTGGGCGCCGAGATCGAAGCTCTGGACGACCTTGCCGCTGGCATCGACCAGATCGATCGATACGTTCGAGGCGTCGGCGCCCAGCGCGATCTCGCCGGCATAAGCGCCGGTGCGGTCGGGCGTGGCGATGTTGCTCTCGACCAGCATCGACTTGCCGATCCAGCCGGCCGCGTCGGAGAGGCGCGCGCCGGACACAGAGTCCGCGATCTGGCTGAGCAGGGATGTCGATTGCGACTGCGAGGCCAGCGACGACATTTGCGCCATCTGCGTGACCATCTGATTGTTGTCCATCGGCTGGAACGGGTCCTGATGCTGCATCTGCGTGGTGAGCAGGCGCAGGAAGCCGTTCATGTCGATCGAGGCGTTGGACTTCGCGCTCGTCTCGGCAAGGTTCCGGTTGGTGAACGCCGTGTTGCTATCCACCGCCCAGGGACTGGTGTTGGTCGTCACTGCTGTCATTTGCCGAGCCTGATTGTTTCGAGGATGAGGGATTTGGCGGTCTGGAGGACCTGCACATTGTTCTGGTACATGCGCGCGCTCTCGACCATTTCGACGAGTTCGGCGCTGGTATCGACGCCGGCTTCCCACACATCGCCATTGGCATCGGCCAGCGGATGGCCGGGCTCATGCCGCTTGGTGGCGGGCGTGTCCGAAGTCACGACGTTATCGACCTTGACCGTGGCGACGCCCGGCTTCTCGACTACGGTGGAAAAGACCGGGCGGATCGCGCGATAGGCCTTGTCCTCGCTGCCCGTGACCGAGCCGGCATTGGCGAGGTTGGACGCGGTGGCGTTGAGGCGCACGAGCTGCGCGGACATGGCGCGCCCGGCGATGTCGAAA
This genomic window contains:
- a CDS encoding flagellar basal body rod protein FlgF, which encodes MDRLTTIARTAMRGTMARQAAVANNLANVNTSGFRAEIANASTRWVGGGAFQSRAEQVGQVIAADMKAGTAVQTGNTLDIAVDGDALIAVQANDGSEAYTRRGDLRLNESGLLTTGDGYAVLGEGGPITLPPADSVNIAKDGSIWIVPQGGQIDQPQQVDVIKLVNAKGSTIAKSTDTLFREVNGGALPQDPMATVTSGALEGSNVNATTALVQMIEASRAWENQIKMIDTAKEIDSGGASLMRLD
- a CDS encoding flagellar hook-basal body complex protein; its protein translation is MSFYISLSGLKGAQTDLGVVANNVANVSSLAFKKSKATFGDIYASGGVGAGGNGVRLVDVKQQFTQGTLETTDKTLDLAVTGEGFFTVKSASPDQTISYTRAGAFTMDKNRFIVDSTGARLQVLPTNATGDGTPTSTAAGDLSDLEIPSAHPDDASIPLTAIAISATGVVSATFGDGSVRNLGVVAMASFPAQEELRQMGDSHWISSGDSGEASYSAGNSGMVGAVRSGTLERSNVDITEELVALISAQRNFQANSKAIETATAMTQTIINMRT
- a CDS encoding flagellar hook assembly protein FlgD, producing MTAVTTNTSPWAVDSNTAFTNRNLAETSAKSNASIDMNGFLRLLTTQMQHQDPFQPMDNNQMVTQMAQMSSLASQSQSTSLLSQIADSVSGARLSDAAGWIGKSMLVESNIATPDRTGAYAGEIALGADASNVSIDLVDASGKVVQSFDLGAQSKGNVPFFWDGRDDAGNVIGGQALQVKVRGATPAGIATWASIAAVQSPASGGNAQLMTALGNFSPEDALRLG
- the flgC gene encoding flagellar basal body rod protein FlgC, with the protein product MNVFDIAGRAMSAQLVRLNATASNLANAGSVTGSEDKAYRAIRPVFSTVVEKPGVATVKVDNVVTSDTPATKRHEPGHPLADANGDVWEAGVDTSAELVEMVESARMYQNNVQVLQTAKSLILETIRLGK